GTAAGTTATCAAGCTTTTAATTTTAGTTAAAATTTACtctgatttttaattttttttatcatactaTAAATAGTTTTGATTCGtcagaaatgttttcatttattagCTTCTCTTTATCTCTGTTAATTTTATaactataaataataataaaaactgcaactttgaaataaattatttgagagcagcatacatacatctagtataattatCAATATGGATAACGGCCGATTATTAAGGTTGCAGCCAAACATGCCTAATAGAAAGGTCGATGTAATTGTCGAGAACGTATGCGTAGTTTCGATATCTTCTTTCGTTAGGTTTCGTAGAGAGGAGAGTACAAATATCTAGACAGATTTTCGTCGTTGTTGGCGCTGTACTCATCACACTGTCGCGAGTTGTTTGAGACAGGAGCGATCCAAATACAACCATGAAGTACTAAGAGTCAGACCACACTGACCGTTATTTCGATTGGTTTTGGTTCGTATGGTGGCCACgagacagaaaaaaatacttttggcctctATTCTTATTTGCTGCTGTAAAATAAGTTAAACGACAATGGTTGTACAGAGAAAATGGAATGACTCGCCTTAACCAAGAAATGGAATAAATATACTTAACCATTACTCTTAAAAGAGTTTACCAAATctcaatatacaatatagttGTAGACCTTACATGAGAATCTCGTATCATTCTTATTTTGGTTGCTGGGTTGCCTTGTTTAACTTTTCCATACCGTTGGAAATTGCCTAATTCGATATTTTCAGTTCCAAGGATGGCGGGATTTGATAGCGCCACCTCGCTCTTTCCTACCTGCGGTGAGGTCACTGAAAGAAAGAATCcaggaaattgttaaaatgcgGAATATTTATTGTCATCACCTTTGAACACACATTTCCCAAATACTTCAAAACTAGAGGGAATATAATGTTTCAAATAGGCAGCACGGTATGTGTCTTTTCGTCTcacacaagttttttttttttttttttttttttacaaatgacaTAAAAGAAGTGGTGCAAGGGCCTAGGGTTGTACATATCACAGGAACAAATTTCAACCATACTCCTCTAAGTCTAAGATATCTAACACATATAGTTTCAAGTTCAGGTTTATGTCACGTGCCATATTACAACATTGAAGTTGTCGTACCTTCATCCATTCGGTTTATTCCAGGCCCAGTCATATATTCATCTGTCAAGAAGTACAACATATCCAAAAGTAATTACACATAACAGTGTTACGTAAAATAACCATCagtaatttatttgttatatataaatCGAGTTGTTCCACAGTGTAAACCCTCGTTATGTTGCAAGCGATGGGTTTCCTGTAAGACAAAACCTCGAGAAATCCTAGTGAATGGGGTGGGGAGGGGACAATCCATGCGATACACTTGGTTGTGATGCAAGTGAGAGAGCAAAAACGCATACCCTTGCAACGGTTACAGAGGTGGCGGGAAAGGGAGGGAGGAGTTGCAAAATACAGTAAACTTTCGCTACGAGACGTATATAGAATCCATTCTACAATGCAAATGAGTGGTGTAATTGCAAAACCCAACCACACTTACTCGCTAAGTCACATTGagtttcacccccccccccccgcgaaATTAAATACTACTGCGTGTTACTAGTCTATGCGAAAAACAGCATACCTTCAGTAAAGTGACAGTTGATATGATCTATACAAAAAACAGAGGATTATCGTAGGGTTCCAACTTGTATTCAAATGTATCTCAGGGCAACTTGcgaaaaaaaacaaattgtaactGAGAAACATTCTACACTTGACAGTGTTAGTTACCCATGACCACTGTGTAGAgaatataaatatcatattCAGGATGTTTTGTTACTGAACTTacatctttctttctttgttagCCAACAGTAAATCTTATACGATGTCAATGATTCTGAAATATTAGCagataaaataacaaatgattACAACAATTCACTAGATAATATTTccataaaataattaaacatttgtaatatattaaATTAAGTATATTGCTTATCAACACcataccaaccaaccaaccaaccaaccaaccaaccaaccaaccaaatagCACATAGACCGACCACTAACCAATACAATGATCACCCGACTAGCCAATTTATAATGACACAAGTGAATACATCTCATATCAGTCTATACTCATTGAAGTAACCCTGTTGACTATTAAGCAGCATACAACGATACTCACCTGATTCTTGGTACACACAATTTGGCACCTCCATAAAGATTTCAAATAGGAAATGAAAGCCTAGCCATGCTAACAAGATCCACCTCACATAGTTTGGTATCTCAGTCGTCAATATTTTGGTTCCGATGAAAACATTTGCGActgaagtaaataaaataatgaaaacgaCAGGTTTGTAAACTCACTTGTCCACATTGACACTGCATGTATATGTTCATGAggtaagacagacagacagacagacagacagacagacagacagacagacagacagacagacagacagacagacagacagacaggcaggcaggcaggcaggcaggcaggcaggcagacagacagacagacagacagacagacagacagacagacagacagacagacagacagacagacagacagacagacagaaatggacagagacagagagagagacggagagCGCTAATCTATCCCACGTCAATTTATGTTGTCAGGTTACAAGACTGTGACAAATTGTATTACTCTCTGATCTTCGCACTCAGCTGACAGATCATGTCCAAATTTGCATAACACATGTGTATGGCTGAATAATAAATGCAAACCATAGTAAGTTTTGAGGAGTGGCTATGCTCTAATGACTATTCTCAATAACATTGACAAATGATCAATATGAATTATAgttatgtatgaaatatatactGCCGTCTTTCTTGTGTGGCATAAATTCCATCTCCTTGAGAAACTCTACTGACCTTTCAGTCGCGATGTAGTTAAAGTAttgaatttactaaaattatgaatatgtcatctgtgataaGACAACGTGAAATTGATAACTTGTTAAAGTGCTGTGTGAATTTTCTAAGAATACGtcaaaatttctttcattattttcaataaatctGATGACTCGACTACTTAAGACATCCTGTCATTGCAACTTCTGGTTTTTCAATTTCTAAAAGTACATACCAGCTAACAGGTGTGCTGTAGTCCCAACTGTCCAATGTGCCCAATTAAATATGGACCGACTGTAAAGAGATAGAAGATGTGAACAAAAGATAGAATGAATTGGAATAAAGTATTTTCTCCTTCGTATAGAAAAGCATTTATGATCTATGGACATAATGGACTGAAAATGGgcaacacatatacatgtatttatatagtAGACtgattgttacatacatcttgTTGCGGATCTCAgtattttgtcaatttcaaagcaATTGCTAAATAATCTTACAAAGTTTTTCCCAATGAAAGTGTCAACCTGTAAGTCCAAGATGTAACAAGATTTGCTAACAATGAAtgtatcaccatggtaacagtttTCTTTGCCTGAAATTCTGCATTGTATCTTTAATCGCAGAACTTACTTAGGTGATTCTGGTTTTGGTCTACAGATGGCCATAATAGGATTGGTTATTCCTAATGCTACGATGATACATCCCATAATAGCGTGTACAAATCGTAGCTGTAACAGCAGTATAAATTAAAAAgaattaactttgaataaagtTACCAGAAATCAATACAcgtatgtgagtgagtgagagagagagtgagtgagtgagtgagtgagtgagtgagtgagtgagtgagtgagtgagtgggtgggtgggtgggtgggtgggtgggtgggtgggtgtgtgtgtgtgtgtgtgtgtgtgtgtgtgtgtgtgtgtgtgtgtgtgtgtgtgtcaattgAACAAATTCGTTCAATTTCGATTGCCTTTATATTCAGGCGTTCTTGTCTCTCAGagtaaatgtattgtatatatgacatacattgtatctgaTACAATCCAGCATCGCAAACGTAAAAAAGTTCTTAGCATACAAATGTAAGCTTACTCACATCACTTGTACTGGTATACGGAACCCAACCACCGAGATCcacaaatataataataaaagcTATACAGACACATAGTAAGGTAAAAACCATCAAGACACGGTGACACTGTATGGAGAAACAAACACAATTCAATCAAACTATGGGCAAATTAATAATgtagtaatcaatcaatcaatcaatcaatcaatctacaAAAAAAACTAACAATGGCAAGTATATCGATACATTGACCATTGGATTTACCAAACCAAAcaattgacagacagacagacagacagacagacagacagacagacagacagtcagacagacagacagacagacagacagacagacagacagacagacagacagacaaacagacaaacagacagaccgacagacagacagacagacagacagagctcttttcaatgtttattccCACACAGTTCTTCAATAGgaaatgaatataaaaacaatttcacATGCAGGATAATTAATACGAGATACACAAAATTCCATGAACAATTGAACAACATACCGTAAACCATACTTTTTGACCCAGTAGTGAGGAATTGGGCCACATTGGTTTGAAATAGCGTGCCATGACTATAGCGATACTGGCAAAGCCAATCCAACCAAATACCATTAATGAACCTGAGAACAATAGAACGGAGAACAATAGAACGGAGAACAATGCACTAACTTGTTTTCTTTGACGATTTTGAGCAATGCAAAATGCaaagattattattatgcaaaaaatatttttaaaagtgatCGAACACGGAATTTGACGAGGCAGGATATTATTACTGTAAATGTTAACTCTCATTTATCAAGTGTCTACTTTTCTGTAACTTTAATTGGTCCTCGAGGTGAATTCTATTACGAAGGGGAAacccactccaggaaataattTCAggtattttcatgaactttagattctggagagtcattgcGCATGCCTGATTTCACATCACGTGACATTCGTTTAGTTGGCCAGAACAACCAAATTGACATTACTTACATTGTTCTCCCAGTGGAACGCCATAGATGATATTAGTTGATATTAGATGGACACTGAATAATTCTAACTCCTAAAGAGTGTATTTCCTTGAtgagataaatagtcatgaatattcagtgtgcagtTAATCTacattcatgtctgctaagacccaatAGAGTTGAAAAATGATTTCTCAATTTCCTTGACTACCAACTGAACATTCTGTGATTTGAAATCGTGAAATTACTCTGAAGAACCCAATTACAATAcgtttatttcctggagtgacgtTCTACGGTAGTATGTCttccaatacaatacaatacaatacaatacaatacaatacaatacaatacaatacaatacaatacaatacaatacaatacaatacaatacaatacaatacaatacaatacaatacaatacaatacaatacaatacaatacatgcagTAGACAGACCAGTTTTAGGGTCTCTTTGTTTTTCTTACCGTGAACCTTTTGTTTGATCTTGAAATTACTTTCCTTTCCACCAGTAGACACGACAGTAAAATTGAAGGCGTCCTTTGATAGCAATGGAGATCTgtgatgtttattcaattttgcTGCAATAGGCGGAGAGAAATTTGGGTTTAGACTGTTTATCGGAATTACATATGCAATTCTTTTGTCTGAGATGACGCATGACGTTCACTCATTAAAGACtcacaatatttttcaaatattagcAACAAACAGTAAAACTCAAAATCGCTAACTGAAATCAAAGCCCATATCCGTGACATCAAGTGGCCAAATGATATACCTATTGAAAAATCTCAAATAGAATATAGATATATCGGCAAAATCTCTATTTGCGTTTTCTAAATACAAGATAAATTTCATCCAATTGCGATTTTAGCAAAAAATCGAACATGAATGTAGCAAGACCGTTCAATTTTTGAAAAAGATAAAACCCTTTCTACTCAGAATGCGTGACATTAAGTGTCAAGTGATATACCGATTTGAATACTTACGTGGTTGGATATCTAATCTGGGACCTCTAGCTACTAGTAGATGATAAACATTGGCAGACAGATCAAAGAATCTACTCACAGAGCCTTCTATCTTGTTTAGTCGAGtgaatttacattgtattacacCTTCTGTGTTAGTGTATTCAAAGTTACTTGAACCCGTCTAGATGGAAGTCAAAAAAACCATAGGAGTTGACATTCAACTATAGATTCACTCAATTCTGTCTGACAGTGTGCCCTTTTATTTATTGTCAATATTGAGgtgaataatttcatatttcctTTGTTTACAATGACATAAAAAAGTATGAAATAACgaatatacacacaaacactcagatacaaatacatgtacataaataagcAAATAAACACAGACAAAACACTTCCATGTAATCACATTGAcgagactgtaagatacgtcgtgccgttccgccctcaccggcctcctctcccctgactgtgtgagggcgccccgtcacggcgtactgGCAGACCGGTTGACCTTAGCGTCTAAAAGTAATTGTACTCGGAAGGAAGACGCCCTCTGCTGATCTCATAGAttaacatgatacatgtataggcTACAGgggaatttatttatttatttattaatattttatacacagacaccatttcagtgcattagcactgttctcccaatttaacctgttgcaagatcaagttacgtacacagaaaagaaacaagaaaaacaaacaaaaagggacaaaccaggacaaaaagttacagacgcaaagtgtactttaaaagatatccaccCACATTACCAGACATTAtcttaagatgtcttttaaatatcgatgagttcggagctgatcttatggataggggtagattgttccatctagtagaacagcaccactgtagtgaaatgcccgtttcccatattcagttttaactgtagggatgtatatgttacctttattggcctgtcttgtgttatggagatgaatttggttggaaagattgaacatttcagtgagGTAACTAGGTGCATTGCATGTTACGTATTTGTAGACGAGTGTTGCCAGTTGGCGTTACCATCTAATTTGAGGGCTGACCCAACCCAAGTTTTCATATACCCAACCCGTACTAGTATCACGGGGAACTTCGAGGAGCAGTCGACCAGCTCGTTTATGGAGGAGCTCAAGTGtcttcaaatacttttgatTCGTAGAATCaaacatatcaaagtaaaacGCAATATACTTTGTACTTACCTTGTTACcttgtttattttcatggtCTGTATTGAAAGAATGGTCTAATGTTACATTAGAATCACCCAACTGTAGGCAGGCCCATACATCTGTATTTGGctaaacaataaacaaacaaacaaatggaaaataatccatataaaatgacaaaaccCAGGTTTTACCATTGTCCATTTACAATTGCTTGCCGAAACTTGCATTTAACTATCAAGTTGTTTCTGTTtctataaaaatattttcatctgTAAAGTTCCGGAAATGTGTGATTGGAAGTGTGCATTCAGTGATGACGTCATATCAAATGACATACAAACAATAGCACCATTGTATAGTTCATTCCAATCAAACTCCACGACATTGAGCTGCGAAACTAGTTGAGAATTGAAGATTTCTTTGCTTTCATTTACTGCAGACATTTTGAGTGTCTTTCAAATTGCACGATTGTAACACTTGAGTTTTAACGAATGATACAAGTCAGACGATCACTTCAAGTCATATAAGTATTGTCTAATTAGTGGTactaaaaacacatttaaatttccTGTTGTTCCCACTGTCTGGTTTCAAGATGTGACAAGGTTCatacaatccccccccccccttccccctccTCCGTGGGGGTACTCTCCAAATTGTCAGTCGGGA
The nucleotide sequence above comes from Glandiceps talaboti chromosome 10, keGlaTala1.1, whole genome shotgun sequence. Encoded proteins:
- the LOC144441411 gene encoding ferric-chelate reductase 1-like, yielding MNNPLDNLLGLRSFQMSVSMSGVVMYTSLLIAVLCIQYSGGQSLVTSDGCGKTKGCFRDPDNCEASSSKLTCNILISWKPVLNTTSTEFEILGRLLNGEDYTAMGFSLDKHMPNTDVWACLQLGDSNVTLDHSFNTDHENKQGNKTGSSNFEYTNTEGVIQCKFTRLNKIEGSVSRFFDLSANVYHLLVARGPRLDIQPPKLNKHHRSPLLSKDAFNFTVVSTGGKESNFKIKQKVHGSLMVFGWIGFASIAIVMARYFKPMWPNSSLLGQKVWFTCHRVLMVFTLLCVCIAFIIIFVDLGGWVPYTSTSDLRFVHAIMGCIIVALGITNPIMAICRPKPESPNRSIFNWAHWTVGTTAHLLAVANVFIGTKILTTEIPNYVRWILLAWLGFHFLFEIFMEVPNCVYQESESLTSYKIYCWLTKKERYEYMTGPGINRMDEVTSPQSTNVKSAALCVYVITTLGIMGYLIYEVCRQ